The following are encoded in a window of Poecile atricapillus isolate bPoeAtr1 chromosome 3, bPoeAtr1.hap1, whole genome shotgun sequence genomic DNA:
- the TRERF1 gene encoding transcriptional-regulating factor 1 isoform X4, which translates to MGDQQLYKTNHTANNNENLYYEQHQMNSLPSLNHSYGTSVMDAPQASPLSPPFPQDSRDSIALPVGSKSLGSMDTSRQTSWTHSGSGNHVTARNSLNNQSSMWSPLGQGESHDGYQYSYSQPSENRSQKITSGVLHKLDSFTQVFANQNLRIQVNNMAQVLHTESSMVDNSGDSALRQLLSQKPAVEQQPVTSSVQRYQPVPQQTHQNFASTQQKQQMQVMQHQQLYYDYQQHLSQMQMHSAFQQGQAHVPQMQSQQLLPQQMQHLQQPQYYAQPQQGHQRLSIQDIQQQQPARQQRQCPVQIAQYYQTQPVMQQLQQQQQQMQLPLPPYHREPDPKTMHEPHQYSQDPSHPVQLIQLGAVPQYCFQDPHEQYRHLYPQSLLQQQQQDQQKQYLSESRVPSLNSHIGLTPPDTAEDPARQEINSAGNAVPHRTLLLPSGVHLNNKSSQQDSPSTTWPQVQLSDGRLQPLSPEQSGQNRETFPERPDAKNKLMCSICLKEFKSLPALNGHMRSHGGVRASPNFKQEASKKPHPSAVKLEENFKPLQDKKKYRHRPEPLFIPPPSFNLSMSHSGATLYQSQLRSPRVLGDHLLDRTHELPPYTPPPMLSPVRQGSGLFSSVLTSSHSTSHAQLPLTPLTPTPRVLLCRSNSIDGSVIPVTPGPGEQTVEPRINIGSRFQADIPELQDRLLMEKDVHKATLVWKPWPELENKVFQQRVEDLLNMSCSSVLPGGGTNSEYALHSLFEAKGDIMVALEKLLLRKPVRLKCHPLANYHYAGSDKWTHQERRLFKEALSTYSKDFIFVQKMVKSKTVAQCVEYYYTWKKILRLGRKHRTRLEKKRDECLTSGEEEVLEEDEEIEEDRKEEREMQKSPDPPAISLVGPIDVPAVQGLSLSSSSFICEMPNCGAVFSSRQALNGHARIHGGTNQVTKTRCTIPGTKQKSGTQSGYCSIKSSPAHSTTSGETDPTTIFPCKECGRVFFKIKSRNAHMKTHRQQEEQQRQKAQKAAVAAEMAATIARTTGPAGHSLIPLDHMSLVKHVENVGDIDDDVVPDLGDVMEENEVMDADLLLDDEDPDLLQDDAEL; encoded by the exons ATGGGGGACCAGCAATTGTATAAAACTAATCATACTGCCAACAACAATGAGAACTTGTACTACGAACAACACCAAATGAACTCCCTTCCATCTCTAAATCACAGCTATGGGACATCTGTTATGGATGCTCCCCAGGCgtcccccctctcccctccatTTCCCCAAGATTCAAGGGACAGTATAGCGTTGCCTGTAGGTTCAAAAAGTCTTGGGTCAATGGATACATCTAGACAAACCAGTTGGACACATTCTGGCTCAGGAAATCATGTCACAGCGAGGAATAGTTTGAATAATCAAAGCTCAATGTGGAGCCCCCTCGGGCAGGGGGAGTCCCATGACGGATACCAATATTCTTACTCCCAACCCAGTGAAAACCGATCGCAAAAAATTACCAGTGGGGTCCTGCACAAATTGGACTCCTTTACACAAGTATTTGCCAACCAAAATCTGAGAATTCAAGTCAACAACATGGCTCAGGTTCTGCACACCGAGTCTTCAATGGTGGATAATTCTGGTGACAGTGCACTCAGGCAGCTGCTGTCCCAGAAGCCGGCAGTCGAGCAGCAACCCGTAACTTCCTCCGTACAAAGATACCAACCAGTGCCACAGCAAACACACCAGAATTTTGCAAGCACACAGCAAAAGCAACAAATGCAAGTCATGCAGCACCAACAGTTGTACTACGACTACCAGCAGCACTTATCACAGATGCAGATGCATTCTGCGTTCCAGCAGGGACAGGCGCACGTTCCACAAATGCAGTCCCAGCAGCTCCTACCGCAACAGATGCAGCACTTGCAGCAGCCTCAGTACTAcgctcagccccagcagggacacCAGCGGCTCTCGATCCAGGacatccagcagcagcagccagctcggcagcagcggcagtGTCCAGTGCAGATCGCTCAGTATTACCAAACACAACCTGTCATGCAGCagttacagcagcagcagcagcagatgcaaTTGCCGCTTCCTCCGTATCACAGGGAACCCGATCCAAAGACTATGCATGAACCACACCAATACTCTCAGGATCCCAGTCATCCTGTGCAGCTTATCCAGTTGGGAGCAGTGCCTCAGTATTGCTTCCAAGATCCCCACGAACAGTACAGGCACTTGTACCCCCAGAGtttactgcagcagcagcagcaagatcAGCAGAAGCAATACCTGAGTGAGAGCAGAGTGCCATCCCTGAACTCCCACATTGGCCTCACTCCACCAGATACCGCCGAGGATCCCGCACGGCAGGAGATTAATTCTGCAGGTAATGCTGTCCCTCATCGAACTCTTTTGCTACCTTCGGGAGTTCATCTGAACAACAAAAGCTCTCAGCAAGACTCTCCCAGTACCACATGGCCTCAG GTGCAACTGTCAGATGGCAGACTGCAGCCACTGTCCCCAGaacaaag tggCCAAAACAGAGAAACGTTTCCTGAGAGACCTGATGCGAAGAACAAGCTTATGTGTTCAATATGCTTGAAGGAATTTAAGAGTTTGCCTGCTCTAAATGGTCACATGAGGTCACACGGAGGAGTAAGAGCATCTCCTAACTTCAAACAG GAAGCTAGCAAAAAACCTCATCCAAGTGCTGTAAAATTGGAAGAAAATTTCAAACCGTTGCAGGACAAGAAGAAGTATCGGCACAGACCCGAACCTCTCTTCATACCTCCTCCTTCCTTCAACCTCAGCATGTCCCACTCCGGTGCCACTCTGTACCAGAGTCAGCTTCGTTCTCCCCGTGTTCTGGGCGATCACCTGCTGGACCGGACACATGAGCTGCCCCCCTACACTCCACCACCCATGCTCAGTCCCGTCCGGCAAGGGTCTGGTCTCTTCAGCAGTGTTCTCACTTCTTCTCACAGCACATCACATGCTCAGCTGCCACTTACTCCACTGACACCCACTCCACGGGTGCTCCTGTGCCGGTCTA ATAGTATTGATGGAAGTGTCATTCCAGTGACGCCCGGGCCTGGAGAACAGACTGTTGAACC GCGAATCAATATTGGGTCCAGGTTCCAGGCTGACATTCCTGAGCTGCAGGACAGATTGCTGATGGAGAAAGATGTGCACAAGGCTACTTTGGTTTGGAAACCATGGCCAGAACTGGAGAACAAAGTCTTCCAACAAAGAG TGGAAGACCTTTTAAATATGAGCTGTTCCAGTGTGTTACCTGGTGGAGGAACTAACTCAGAATACGCTTTGCACTCTCTCTTTGAAGCAAAAGGAGATATTATG GTTGCTCTTGAAAAGCTGCTGTTGAGAAAGCCAGTGAGATTGAAGTGTCATCCTTTGGCAAATTACCACTATGCCG GCTCTGACAAATGGACACATCAAGAAAGGAGACTGTTCAAAGAGGCATTGTCCACCTACAGCAAAGATTTCATATTTGTACAGAAAATG GTTAAGTCTAAGACAGTTGCACAATGTGTGGAATACTACTATACATGGAAGAAAATCTTGCGTTTGGGACGGAAACACAGAACACGtttagagaagaaaagagatgaATGCTTG ACAAGTGGAGAAGAGGAAGTGTTAGAGGAAGATGAGGAGATTGAAGaagacagaaaggaagaaagggaaatgcAGAAGTCACCTGACCCACCAGCAATCTCTCTTGTTGGACCTATAGATGTACCTGCCGTTCAGGGTCTTTCACTGTCTTCATCCTCCTTCATCTGTGAAATGCCAAACTGTGGCGCT gtgTTCAGTTCCCGACAAGCGCTGAATGGCCACGCTCGCATTCACGGAGGTACGAACCAGGTGACAAAAACACGCTGCACCATTCCTGGCACTAAGCAGAAATCTGGTACGCAGAGCGGATACTGCTCCATCAAGAGCTCACCTGCCCACAGCACAACAAGCGGCGAGACCGACCCAACGACaatttttccttgcaaggaGTGTGGCAG GGTCTTCTTCAAAATCAAAAGCCGCAATGCTCATATGAAGACTCACAGACAACAAGAAGAACAGCAAAGGCAGAAGGCTCAGAaagctgctgtggcagcagaaaTGGCAGCCACTATTGCAAGAACTACTGGGCCAGCTGGGCATAGTTTGATCCCCCTGGATCACATGAGTTTGGTTAAACATGTTGAAAATGTTGGTGACATTGATGATGATGTTGTTCCGGATCTGGGTGATGTCATGGAAGAGAATGAAGTTATGGATGCTGACCTCTTACTGGATGATGAAGATCCAGATCTACTGCAGGATGATGCTGAGTTGTAA